The Synechococcus sp. RS9916 DNA segment TTCAGTATTAGGGGGTGTATCGAGCAGGCCGGAGAGAGTTTTGTGGCACAGCTCGCTTGAAGGAACGTAGCTGATGCGATAGACGTAATTGCCTTCAATGCGTAGGTGAAAATGGTTGCGATCCCGATCGCTTGTTTTGTACATCGCTTGCGCCAGGCATTGCTGTTCTGGAAGCCTGGATAGACCTAATCCTTGCGGGAGAGGCAGTGGCTCAATCCGGTCAAATACTGTTTTTGTTTTGGTGTTGAGATCGAGGCTGTAGAAGCTGTCGTGATTGGTCTGCCTGTAGATCACTGGTTGCCCTTTGGCATCCTTGGATTCGTTGAAACGAATGGCTAACAAGGTTTTTCTGCAACGCCCTTCATGCATCTCCATCGCCCAGAGTGCGCCATTCTTTCTGGCCAGGCGCAGTTGGGGGGAAGCGGCTGGATCACGATTGACGAAATCGGTCTGGCGAAAGCAACGACTTTCAGGATTGTCGGTGTTGCTTTGAGTTGTTTGATTGGGGTTCCACGCACTGTTGCTACAGCCGCTGATGACCAACAGTCCTGCCAAGGAGGTGGTGAGAGCGTGGGCAGTTGCTGGAATGGTCATGTCACTGATCAACAGACTTCCCTCGACCGTATGCAGAGTCATCGCTCTCGCCGATGACTGCGATCACAGCGCCCGTTGATCTCCTGACTGATCCGGTGATCCTTCAGGCTGGAGCAATGAGCTTTTCTGGACACACCGCCCGCAAGCGCTTCGGCCAGCACTGGTTGCGGGATGAGCGGGTGCTGGATCACATCCTGGAGGCTTCCGGGTTGCAGGCTGACGACCGGGTGCTGGAGGTGGGTCCGGGGCGGGGTGCTCTGACCGAACGGCTTTTGCGCTCCCCCGCAGCGGCGGTTCATGCGGTGGAACTCGACCGCGATCTGGTAGCCGGATTGCGGGATCGTTTCGGCTCCGATGGGCGTTTCTCTTTGCGCGAAGGCGATGTGCTGGATGTCCCCCTGACCCTTCCAGACGAGGGGTTGGCGACCAAGGTGGTGGCCAACATCCCCTACAACATCACAGGCCCCTTGATGGAGCGTTTGATCGGTCGACTCGATCGACCTGTTGACCCTCCCTATCAGCGTCTGGTGTTGCTGGTGCAAAAGGAAGTGGCTGAACGCATCCGAGCGCGACCTGGCCATAGCAGCTTTTCGGCTTTGAGCGTGCGCATGCAGCTGCTCGCCCAGTGCAGCACGGTCTGC contains these protein-coding regions:
- the rsmA gene encoding 16S rRNA (adenine(1518)-N(6)/adenine(1519)-N(6))-dimethyltransferase RsmA, which codes for MSFSGHTARKRFGQHWLRDERVLDHILEASGLQADDRVLEVGPGRGALTERLLRSPAAAVHAVELDRDLVAGLRDRFGSDGRFSLREGDVLDVPLTLPDEGLATKVVANIPYNITGPLMERLIGRLDRPVDPPYQRLVLLVQKEVAERIRARPGHSSFSALSVRMQLLAQCSTVCPVPPRCFQPPPKVQSEVIRLDPLPMQQRPEPALARRVESLLKQAFLARRKMLRNTLAGLCPPEQLQMLAAAAGIDLQQRPQEVAPAAWVELARGLNQADSAA